The Elaeis guineensis isolate ETL-2024a chromosome 3, EG11, whole genome shotgun sequence region GAAAATTATTTGCCAAGATTTAGGAGGGCAAGAATCAAATAGGTGTGTTCATATTTAGCTGGGAAATTGAATAGAGATGTTGGTGGCCCTTAAAGAAGCGGAAAAGTCAAAATTAGGGGCAAAAAACTGAACTATGCTTAGCTCAAGCTCCAAAGATTGCTAGAGAAAAAGCTACAGTACTAATATTTTTGGTTATTCTTCACAAATGAAAGATGAATCAAAACATATAAATTAGCCACCTTCTGATGATCTGGCACAAGTTTATAATGGTCAAATCCATATGACCCAAAACACCAAATTTTTCGAGATTTCAACTCCTAAAATCACTGTTGTTGACCAATTCAAATTTTGACAACAACTAAGCCAAAGTTTGCAATGATGAGAATAATATttaaatctcaaatttcaaatattttatatttatttcttttcCTTAAAAAGAGACTACAAAGTCAAAGATATTGTGGATTGTCCGTATCTTAATAAGCATGTCTTGGAAAGCTGATAGAATGCAATGAAGCCACTTATGAGAAAGAAGCAATATATAATAAAAGTACAGTTGGAGACTGCATCTCTCATACAAAACATTACCCTATGGTTTATTAAGAAAAAGTGTCAATCATATGTAATACATAACTCTAGcatttatgaaaatatattttgttgACAAAAAATGTTAATAATTTCTGTTCAGCTAATTGAAGTCACTAACTTCATGGGAATTTTTCAAGCTCTACTATATGCAACTAAATTACCTTTCGAGGAGTAGGTACTCCCATTCATTTGTTTAGTGCCAATCTATAGTGGTCATATCAATTCAACTAAGTTACTCAGTAATTCCTTTTGGGTATAAGAAATGTGAGGAGGAAcaaaagaaaggggaagaaaaaaaGCATAAGGTAAAAATGACATAAATTATATTCCCTTACACATGATAGAATGCATTTCCTCGGAGCTTTATAGCATAAATAAAGTAATAAACACTAGCTGATTTTAGTTCCAAGTAATAAAAATGCAAAAAGATGACAAAACAGACCAAATCCATCATAAGTAGAAGTGCCACGGCCCAACTCATCAATAATTATCAGCGACTTCTCAGAGGCTCCTTTCAAGATGGAGGCAGTTTCAAGCATTTCCTGCATAAAGGTGGAAACTCCACGAAGCTGCGAAACAGAACAGGTATATAAAATTAAAACAAAGTGTAGAAAGTGATGCTTTTTTAATAATAAACAAAGAAAACACAGGTCATAAGTCAAGCATGAGATGAATACCTACAAAAGCACTACCTAAAGCTAAGAACCAGCTTCAAATCTTGGTCTGAGCTGATGATGAATTTGAAAGTTAGCCATGTTTTTATAACAAACACTATAGAAGGGTCTAAGAAATTTGAAGCTCGCAGGGAGGTGGGGTAGGGGGAGGGTCTGTGGAACTTTTCAGAGTGAATTTGAAGACAAAAGacgtaaaaataaaaataaacaaaaaaaaagaaaaagaaagaaagaaagacaaaGCTAAAGTATCAGGTTATGGTTAATAACCTGGGACATGGAATAATCTTTTCAGAACCTGTTCAGACTCAATCAAAGTCCTTTGGAAGTTTCCCGGCAATCACCAATTCTTAAGTTTCATATACAAAGACACCCCAAGCAATGATTTCTAGAGGCCTCTTGGCAATCAATTTCAACTAGCACTACAAAAGGCATATATTTCTGCATGCCCAAACACTAATATGCAGAAGTTTTTTCTTCTCAACAATCTTCTGATAATTCTAGATGGACACAATTACTGCTTGCACAATAACAAGAATACAGGCGACAAGCACAACCTAGCATCCTTTTTATCTGAAGGTTTTGAAATTCATTCTGGTATTCATCTTGGATCAAATCAAATGAGTTATGATTTCGGCAGTTTCATCGAAAAATACCAAGaaaaacaattaaaaaaaaagagatgagatcaataagaaaaataaatcagaaaTCATTTATAAACATGTTACAATGTCAAAGACCTTCAGATGTATCTTTTCCATAGTTTCACGTTGAACAATCCAAAAGCTATTTTTTCAGACAAAATGTTTACAACCCCATGTTTGGACAGCACCGTGTAATTGAGAATGTAATTTATGATAACAAAAGTATTAAAAGAATTTGAGATATTGGATGGCCAAATCTGTCAAAAAACTTGCTTTTCCTCCAAATCACTTTCGAATCTGACATCACAGTGCTTATGAATGCTTCCAACCCTTGCAAAATTCAAGTTTCATCGAGCGAAAACACCTTCCagtacattttttttaaaaaaaatgaaggataATAAATAATTAGAATAGAAAACATATGCATACATTAAAGTCTGCCCTATGAATTTATTTCAGCAGAAATTCTGAAGCAGACCCCTGTCTTGGTCTGGTTCCAGatgaaattgaaaatttcagtTTTAATTTCAGAGTTTCAGATGACAGTTCAAGCcttgttttattattttttagcatACATGACAATCTTGGACTTTAGAAGGGAAAAAGGTGGACATATGGGCTGACCAAGCCTGAATGCAAGCTACCTCATGTCATAAAAGCATCAGCATAAATTACAGTGATTGATTAGGTCATGATAATGATCACCATTGGCACATGCATGGGGCTCCATACTGGCATGCATCAACTATAGATTATTTGGTCTATATTAGTCAATATAATAAAAACAATGACATTGTCCAAAATCCCCAACACTGATCTAACAGCAGTTTTATTGGCAATTAAGGTTGCTTTGTTGTTTTAAAATGAAACTGATTGTGAAATCATCTGCTCTTTCTCATAGTAAAATTTATGCTGACAAGTTTATGCCACAAAAATGTTATCCCAAAGTTTAAAAACTGAAACCAAATCAATCAAATGTCTCACCAATCATCATAGACGCTGATAGATGCCATGCTTATGAATAATGCACAAAAACCATATCTATAGTTAAGTTTATAAAAACAAGCATTTTcacaaaatatgaaagaaatagaaaaaaatcacgaatttttaatttttatttgatttggccCAATTTTATTATACATGTCATGCCTAACATTTGCTTAGACAAACTTGTCAAGGTTAAAAAGCTAgctatcaaaagaaaaaaagtgtGAACTACTTGAGAAATTTGTAACATTTGTATAGAAAAATTACTTATTAATGAGTGGAAAAATGAATATAACAGTAGTGATAGATATAATTCAAGTACCTACAAATACAATTAGGAAGAAGGAAAGAACCAATAACAAAGACTATGTGAAAGACTGACTTGAAGCTAAATGTTTGAAGAACAAAACCTAAGAATTAGATTCTAAAGACTATGTGAATCTGTCCCAAGGAGATATAACAAAAAGGCAGGCTTATGGTGAGCACATGTACTATAGAAGAGGGAGCAGGAGGACAAAGCTCAAATCACTCCGCTCCGCTTTCACAAACACAATTACTGCAGAAGAAAAAAGGAATATATAGATACTTCTTTTAGAGACTGCCACCATATGAAAGAGTCAAATTCATTAACTCTTCTACAATGGAAAAAGAATCAAAAAAGAGGTGCACGTATGGTCAATAACAACAGAAAGGTGCCCACTTGGGATACTAAATGCCTACAATTTATACATCTGCTCTTTTAAGAGGTAAGAGGTAATAATGCTGCTGATTTGTTAGCTGAAGTTTTTCCACAGTGACCTTGTCCATGGCACCTACGTATCTTCAAACTCTTGAAACAGCAGGATCTCCAAGATAGCTAATGGAGTCCACATCTTGCCAAAGAAGGACAGTCCAATGCACAAGAGTCCCGGGACCCAGGGCTCTGGGAACGGTCAGATGTATGCAAGCCTCACCCCCACATTCGGAGGGGCTATTTCCTAACAGGGGAAAAAATAGTATGGTAGAGTGAATACTAACTTGGCAATCACCAGCACCAACACGAGCAAAAATGCAATCGCGTACGCTAACACTTGCTCTATCGCATGGAACAAAGCAGCCAACTTGCGCCATTAATACATTTACACCAACCTGCCAACACTGATATGTAAGATAAAAcggcatgtgatacaaataagGTAtgttctaaaaaataatatgcagcaACTTTTGAAGGAACCTTTATATGACAGCAATCAAAGTACGAAGGAGCATAAATATGCAAAACATTCCCTCAACTTTTCAATTTTTCATATAGTAACGAAATTGATGTTGAAAACTCAAGTTTTGATTTTTAAGACTAATTTTGCTAAACAGAAGGTGATAATGAACAATACATGAACTACCTTTAGACTAAATCTTGCAGCAACAAAACTTTGCACTAATTTATTAAGCTATATCACAATTTGTTTTCAATAACAGCCTTAAAGGTGGACTTTCTGCAATCAGACAGTCAATGCATCTACTTGGCTTCACCTTAGCTGAATAAGTTACTGTTCCCCAACTAGCGTCAAAAGAACGGTTCCACTGGGGTCCTCCAGTTAGTCTAGTGCATTGCTTCTTTAATCTGAATCATTGTATCTCTTGTCCGATATTCCATTCCATTCATTTCACTAATCATTACTGAAATAgcctcaaataaatattttaataccaGACAAAAAAAAGTACTACTGATATAAAGTATGGACAAAATTCTGATGATGGGGTAATACCTAAAGGCTTTCACATCAAGTAGCTTGAATATCATGGACTGGTCTTTCTTTACATACACAGCTTCCAAATGGCATATTAATTGATCCAAATTGTTAAGATAGATGTAGCCTCAAAAGAATTTGTTAAGCAAGATGGAGCCTCAAAGGTAAATTATTATATATAGTTGCAATAATTATGTAACAATGCTTGTCTAAAAGCTCAGCTAGTTTTCTGTGCTAGGGGCATAACCCAAAGATGCTCCGCCTTGTTTATGGTGTGAATGAGAAAAATTAACAGTACCACCAAGAGAAATCAGACCTGTCGTATAAATGTGGATTTACCACCCATGTTAGGTCCGGTAATGATCTGGAACCAACTCTTCCCACGTACCTATTTTGTAAGATAAACCAAAGGAAACATACCTTAGAACAATCCTCCTGGAGTTCTCAGAAAACATAAGCTGCACGTATACTTACAAGAGTACAATCATTAGGTATAAAATTCACACCATCTTGAGCCTCCACACATGGATGCCGACTCCCTTCTAGTATAATATCACCTTTATCCTGTAAAAGTAAATTAGAATTAGCAAAACTGTCTCTTCATTAAGGAAAGCAATTCAATGAACTAACAAAAGATTTATCTTACCGAGGGTGTAATGTCTGGTCGTACATATGGAATTGGACAACTGGTTGCCAGGTCAGCAAAACTTAGTAAAACGTCAAGCTCAGAAAGAATCACAGAAAGTGTCTCAAATACCTGGAGATCAGGTTCCAACAAACTTAGGACTGATATTTGTTACAAAAGAAATGGAAAGAGCCTTTGACATTTTGATTTTGTATACCTCAGAAAATGAGGCTGTAGCATCAACTACTTGAGCAACAATCACTTTCTGACAACTTATGTATTCACTAAGTACCTTTTGGTATTGATCTCCTAACTTTTTAAGTTTGGAGTTTGTAAATTTTACTCCATCCTTTCGAGTTTCCAGAACAATATAATGGGTACTTAGCTTTTTCCTCACTTTTTGCTCCTCTTTCTTCGTGATCCTAAAAACATGTCCGAACTGTGTCCCTTTTTCCAACTTCAATGTCTTATCAAGAGAAAGATCAAGATCATTTGCAGTTTGTTTGTGTAAATTTTGGATTTGCTGCTCCACTGCATTTAATTGTTCCTTCAGTGCAGCTAAGTTTTGATTATATTTAGGCGAAATCATATACTCACCGTTCTCAAGTTGATTAAGGTCAATGGCAACTTCAACAAGAGCAATAAACTTATTCAGTCCATCTTCATCCATCCAATGTTCTAATGGGTCCAGATATTTTTTTCTTACCAGTGCTGCAAATTGCCCTTCATAATGCTCAAGAACATCTTTGATGTGTGGAAGTCTAATGCTTGACTGCACAATAACATAGAAtacaatataaaaataaatacattGATAAACTAAAAAGAGGAAACAACCAATTATACAAATAAATATCAGTACTAGTGATACTTGAATGTACATTCATACAATACATGAGTAAATGGTACCGTCCAGTACATCCTATACCATGCCATACCAGTCTCATAGACACTCAGTACGCCATCTCATACTATACCGAACTGCATATTAACACTGTAATAAAATGGTACCAGTACAGGATCCAGTACCAAGACAGCGAGCCTTGGCCAATACAATTTTCCTAGTTCAGGAACCTCCAAGCTCTATTAGAAGTTGTAATTGTACATTTAAGTTATACAGGCTCACAGAATCAAATCTTAGAGAGCAAACTTCCGTGAAATTCTAGTCAAATCAAACAACAAACCTTAAaagaatatgaagaagaagaagacgataAGGCAATATGGATGTCACCTGATAGAGTTTTATGACTGGCTGCAAGTTAGCTGTCTTCTTCTTCAGATTATGTGTCAATCTCTCAATATCTGAAATTCTTTTTAAATGTAGCCTCAGTCCTTGGCGAAGTTCTGCATCCTCTACAAATGCCTGAACCAGATCCAGTCTCCAATTAATTTCATCCACATCTAAGAGAGGTTGTTTAAGCCACCTGTTTAGCAACCGTTTACCCATGCCAGCTGTGCAGGTTCTATTCATTAGACCAAACAaactaaaatttttgtttaaaTCTGTTTTGTTCTCGAGAACATTCAATGCTCTCATGGCAGCAGAATCTAATCTCATGTAACTATCTAAGTTGTACTTTTCAATGGTATAACGCCCATAATTGCCATCATCTGCAAGTAACTCAGCATATGAGATTAAAGCCCCTAGAGCACACAAAGCATACTCAAAGTCAGATAGTAGATCCCGAACAGGTTCAGTAGAACCTCTGATGACCCTACTAAGGTCCTGTACCAGATCTCTTGACTTGAACTCAGATTTCTTTCTTTCAGTTAAAAGAACGTTACATTTAGTCAGTACACCATGAAGAGCTTTGAATTCCACTGATTTCCCACTTTCCATGGGTAGAAGACACTCCTTGCAACCTAGAGCGACCATAACTGCTTCAACATTTGTGAACTGGCTATCATCAAGGAACTCTGCCAAACCAAGTTTTTGCTTGGTTATATCGACAAAACTTAGTCCCACAGTGTACTGGTTTTCACGGAAGACAGGAAACAATGAAATGGTAACTGGAGTATCCTGCATGTCATTGTTGGCAAACAAAACATCTTCAAAACTACCAATGTTACCAGGTGTACCAGTTTTTGTCAGCCTCCAGTTTGATCCACTTCCCTCATAAAACTCCAGGGTATGATCTGTTCTCTCCAATAAAAGGTCGCGAGCAATAGTTTCAAACATGGTTTTACTTACGCTAACACTGGAAATACCGTCAGGACCACTCCCCAATTGTCTCAAAGCAGTAGTAGTGTGGTAATATGTCCTTGCAATGAAAGCAGCATTATCACCATGAACAGTATAATAATCCTGGTTAAATAGGACAGCAGAAATTAATAGATGgacataagataatttttaaagttaaCTGTAATGCAAGTTCCAGAAAAAGCCACGTAATTTTGAACAAGTACACTAGAAAATTATGGAACCAACTATCAAGAGGTAATGGCCAATAGTAAATGGAAATAGCACCTATCTTGAGTACTATAGGGTACAATAAAGAAGTTTTTTTAGGAAAAAGTTGAGCTACGTGGTATAGAACAAGGATTTAAGTACCCATGCATACAAGTCATGCCAGCCATGCCTGATTGTACCTAGAAGGCACCAATACTGATACATCTCCCATAATAGTACCATGCCAAAACATGATTTTTCACCTCTGTTCTACAGTTCCAGCATCAAGAGGCATACCATGTGTAGATACAATACCGTACTAGTAAGAAGGTATTGATATGGGAAGCAATACTCAATACTTTAATCCTTAGCATAGAATGCCACACCATTAAAAACATGATAATGAACCAAATTACACCACCAACAACCACCACCACCCAACTCtgagggaaaaagaagaagaagaggaagagggaaacAAGAAACAGAGTAGATTCATTAAGGTAACAACAAAACAGTATTCAGGACAAAACCTAAAGAATAAATACGAAAAAACAGCAAGAACAAGAACGAAAATTCTCTTACACACTAGCTATCTACTATTTGCACAACAACCCCTTGCACTACTCATCCCGTGCCTCTTAGCTCTGACCTTTCATTATCTTTCCATGAGTTCCTTCAAGAAAATActcattttatatttaatatgtatTATGCATCTCATAAGACTCAAGGGCTAGGCAGAAGGCATACTGTGGAAAATCAAATAATGAAACCACTCTATCTTCAATCCTTTTCCAGCGTTCCTCTTTGGACTGATGCAATACAGGTTTTTGGTGAAGGTAAGTTGCTCAAAATCAGAATTCAGAACAAGAGACATCTATTAGCAACATTTTCATGtgaaaataataaataaacaaatataaTCTCCTCTCTAGCCGAAACTACATATATGAGCATTTTCAGCCAGAAGAAATCAATTATGTAACCAAAAAAATGTGTGGATGAATTAATACTTGATATAATTCTGATGTATCCATTTAATAATTCACACATTTCCCGTAAATTTAACCCCCGACAACTGTTGATTTAAGACAATATGCATATCATTTTCTGCATCCCCACTTCTTTTTTCTCCTAAAAATGCGAGGAACAAAATGATAATTTGCTTGGTAAAACATGATATGCAGCATCAGGATGCTGGGGGGAATCATTAACAAACTTTTTGGCTTTTATTAACTTCTGTAATAATGGAAAATAACACCCATTTTTTCAACGGTTTGGACTTCAGAAAGCATACCATCGTCTAAAGACCTGGGCTTTGGAACCTCCAAATGTAGAACTATCTACAGGTAACAAATGACACACAAGGAAGATCGACTTACCCGGCGATCGAAGAAGCGCACAGCCCGAGGATCCTACAAAAACAAATGCAGATATTTCTTGTTCAACTTTCTTGTTAGGGTTTAAGAATTTAGATGGAGATCGAGGGCAGGAGACTTACACGGGGTAGGGTTTTGAAGAAGGAAATAAACCCCTGGGCTTGTCGGGCATCTGAGGAAGACGAGTTGCCAAAAAATAGGTTACAAATAAACAGATTAAACCAACAAATGGAACAAGAAAACCCAGTAGAGGGGGTTTGATGGGTTCTAAAATACCTAATTTGAGCTCGGGAAGCTTGTTGGGCTCCGGTGAGTAATCGTCTTCCATTTTTTATCCCTTTTTTCGCTCTGTTCTTCCTCCGCAAGGAGAGAGCAGTGGAGTCGGTTTGGAGGTGGAAGAGGGGTTTGAGCTTTATCGGAGGTTATTGGCGATAAATAATGGAATAAATGATGATGGATGGGATGTACTGAGTGGCGGGAAAGCGCAGCGACGGAAAGGGGAACGCGTGCCGACGCGCGCGGCAGAGGCGTTGGATTTGGCATCCTGGCACCCCACCGAGCGCGCAGGTTTGTAATTACTGATTAGTATCAAATGTGCGGGCCCTTGCAGGAAACGGACCAGGATGGCCGGTcgatcattttattttattttatcggTAACCAGCTGATATATACAAACTAGCAAAGATCCGCTCTGCGCAGCgcatttgaataaaaattataattttgatcgacataaaacaaaatataattttacttaaaaaaataaaatatacatcaTCATCAAGAAAATCATAAACAGATCCGTactctctcaatttttttctcttcaactATACTGTTGGTAAAAAAAAAACAATGCtgcattaatattttaaaaaaaaaaaattatgttatcaTAAAATACAacagaaagtatagaaaaaaatagttaGATAATATTGGATTGTCcaatatgtaattttttttcgGACCGGTGGTGTTGTGGGATCTCtgtgaaaaaatatatatatatagaaaaaatatttttaaataattgatCCAAAAATTTAATACCGGATTGTAAGAGAACATATTTTTTGAAGAGtgatatattcaaaaattttcaaatatatatattttttaaaaattaaaattaatactctttttgagagTTGTAGCGAAAATGATTCGGCACGGGAAGCTTTACGTGAGttgattattatttttaaaaatttttattactcaAAAATTATGATTAGCACTTTCAATATATCGCAAACCAAACATGATTTGAAAGGTATGGCAG contains the following coding sequences:
- the LOC105041044 gene encoding DNA mismatch repair protein MSH2 isoform X1 — protein: MEDDYSPEPNKLPELKLDARQAQGFISFFKTLPRDPRAVRFFDRRDYYTVHGDNAAFIARTYYHTTTALRQLGSGPDGISSVSVSKTMFETIARDLLLERTDHTLEFYEGSGSNWRLTKTGTPGNIGSFEDVLFANNDMQDTPVTISLFPVFRENQYTVGLSFVDITKQKLGLAEFLDDSQFTNVEAVMVALGCKECLLPMESGKSVEFKALHGVLTKCNVLLTERKKSEFKSRDLVQDLSRVIRGSTEPVRDLLSDFEYALCALGALISYAELLADDGNYGRYTIEKYNLDSYMRLDSAAMRALNVLENKTDLNKNFSLFGLMNRTCTAGMGKRLLNRWLKQPLLDVDEINWRLDLVQAFVEDAELRQGLRLHLKRISDIERLTHNLKKKTANLQPVIKLYQSSIRLPHIKDVLEHYEGQFAALVRKKYLDPLEHWMDEDGLNKFIALVEVAIDLNQLENGEYMISPKYNQNLAALKEQLNAVEQQIQNLHKQTANDLDLSLDKTLKLEKGTQFGHVFRITKKEEQKVRKKLSTHYIVLETRKDGVKFTNSKLKKLGDQYQKVLSEYISCQKVIVAQVVDATASFSEVFETLSVILSELDVLLSFADLATSCPIPYVRPDITPSDKGDIILEGSRHPCVEAQDGVNFIPNDCTLVRGKSWFQIITGPNMGGKSTFIRQVGVNVLMAQVGCFVPCDRASVSVRDCIFARVGAGDCQLRGVSTFMQEMLETASILKGASEKSLIIIDELGRGTSTYDGFGLAWAICEHLVQVTRAPSLFATHFHELTALAHVDGHEPHSSPNLGVANYHVGAHIDPESHKLTMLYKVEPGACDQSFGIHVAEFANFPEAVVTLARSKAEELEDFSETFSINNDLKEEAGSKRKRVCSPDDIARGAGRAHKFLQQFSALPLDQMDLNQAMEQVKKLRSELEKDAAGYPWLQQFF
- the LOC105041044 gene encoding DNA mismatch repair protein MSH2 isoform X4; protein product: MEDDYSPEPNKLPELKLDARQAQGFISFFKTLPRDPRAVRFFDRRDYYTVHGDNAAFIARTYYHTTTALRQLGSGPDGISSVSVSKTMFETIARDLLLERTDHTLEFYEGSGSNWRLTKTGTPGNIGSFEDVLFANNDMQDTPVTISLFPVFRENQYTVGLSFVDITKQKLGLAEFLDDSQFTNVEAVMVALGCKECLLPMESGKSVEFKALHGVLTKCNVLLTERKKSEFKSRDLVQDLSRVIRGSTEPVRDLLSDFEYALCALGALISYAELLADDGNYGRYTIEKYNLDSYMRLDSAAMRALNVLENKTDLNKNFSLFGLMNRTCTAGMGKRLLNRWLKQPLLDVDEINWRLDLVQAFVEDAELRQGLRLHLKRISDIERLTHNLKKKTANLQPVIKLYQSSIRLPHIKDVLEHYEGQFAALVFETLSVILSELDVLLSFADLATSCPIPYVRPDITPSDKGDIILEGSRHPCVEAQDGVNFIPNDCTLVRGKSWFQIITGPNMGGKSTFIRQVGVNVLMAQVGCFVPCDRASVSVRDCIFARVGAGDCQLRGVSTFMQEMLETASILKGASEKSLIIIDELGRGTSTYDGFGLAWAICEHLVQVTRAPSLFATHFHELTALAHVDGHEPHSSPNLGVANYHVGAHIDPESHKLTMLYKVEPGACDQSFGIHVAEFANFPEAVVTLARSKAEELEDFSETFSINNDLKEEAGSKRKRVCSPDDIARGAGRAHKFLQQFSALPLDQMDLNQAMEQVKKLRSELEKDAAGYPWLQQFF
- the LOC105041044 gene encoding DNA mismatch repair protein MSH2 isoform X2 codes for the protein MEDDYSPEPNKLPELKLDARQAQGFISFFKTLPRDPRAVRFFDRRDYYTVHGDNAAFIARTYYHTTTALRQLGSGPDGISSVSVSKTMFETIARDLLLERTDHTLEFYEGSGSNWRLTKTGTPGNIGSFEDVLFANNDMQDTPVTISLFPVFRENQYTVGLSFVDITKQKLGLAEFLDDSQFTNVEAVMVALGCKECLLPMESGKSVEFKALHGVLTKCNVLLTERKKSEFKSRDLVQDLSRVIRGSTEPVRDLLSDFEYALCALGALISYAELLADDGNYGRYTIEKYNLDSYMRLDSAAMRALNVLENKTDLNKNFSLFGLMNRTCTAGMGKRLLNRWLKQPLLDVDEINWRLDLVQAFVEDAELRQGLRLHLKRISDIERLTHNLKKKTANLQPVIKLYQSSIRLPHIKDVLEHYEGQFAALVRKKYLDPLEHWMDEDGLNKFIALVEVAIDLNQLENVEQQIQNLHKQTANDLDLSLDKTLKLEKGTQFGHVFRITKKEEQKVRKKLSTHYIVLETRKDGVKFTNSKLKKLGDQYQKVLSEYISCQKVIVAQVVDATASFSEVFETLSVILSELDVLLSFADLATSCPIPYVRPDITPSDKGDIILEGSRHPCVEAQDGVNFIPNDCTLVRGKSWFQIITGPNMGGKSTFIRQVGVNVLMAQVGCFVPCDRASVSVRDCIFARVGAGDCQLRGVSTFMQEMLETASILKGASEKSLIIIDELGRGTSTYDGFGLAWAICEHLVQVTRAPSLFATHFHELTALAHVDGHEPHSSPNLGVANYHVGAHIDPESHKLTMLYKVEPGACDQSFGIHVAEFANFPEAVVTLARSKAEELEDFSETFSINNDLKEEAGSKRKRVCSPDDIARGAGRAHKFLQQFSALPLDQMDLNQAMEQVKKLRSELEKDAAGYPWLQQFF
- the LOC105041044 gene encoding DNA mismatch repair protein MSH2 isoform X3, giving the protein MDYYTVHGDNAAFIARTYYHTTTALRQLGSGPDGISSVSVSKTMFETIARDLLLERTDHTLEFYEGSGSNWRLTKTGTPGNIGSFEDVLFANNDMQDTPVTISLFPVFRENQYTVGLSFVDITKQKLGLAEFLDDSQFTNVEAVMVALGCKECLLPMESGKSVEFKALHGVLTKCNVLLTERKKSEFKSRDLVQDLSRVIRGSTEPVRDLLSDFEYALCALGALISYAELLADDGNYGRYTIEKYNLDSYMRLDSAAMRALNVLENKTDLNKNFSLFGLMNRTCTAGMGKRLLNRWLKQPLLDVDEINWRLDLVQAFVEDAELRQGLRLHLKRISDIERLTHNLKKKTANLQPVIKLYQSSIRLPHIKDVLEHYEGQFAALVRKKYLDPLEHWMDEDGLNKFIALVEVAIDLNQLENGEYMISPKYNQNLAALKEQLNAVEQQIQNLHKQTANDLDLSLDKTLKLEKGTQFGHVFRITKKEEQKVRKKLSTHYIVLETRKDGVKFTNSKLKKLGDQYQKVLSEYISCQKVIVAQVVDATASFSEVFETLSVILSELDVLLSFADLATSCPIPYVRPDITPSDKGDIILEGSRHPCVEAQDGVNFIPNDCTLVRGKSWFQIITGPNMGGKSTFIRQVGVNVLMAQVGCFVPCDRASVSVRDCIFARVGAGDCQLRGVSTFMQEMLETASILKGASEKSLIIIDELGRGTSTYDGFGLAWAICEHLVQVTRAPSLFATHFHELTALAHVDGHEPHSSPNLGVANYHVGAHIDPESHKLTMLYKVEPGACDQSFGIHVAEFANFPEAVVTLARSKAEELEDFSETFSINNDLKEEAGSKRKRVCSPDDIARGAGRAHKFLQQFSALPLDQMDLNQAMEQVKKLRSELEKDAAGYPWLQQFF